Part of the Lates calcarifer isolate ASB-BC8 linkage group LG6, TLL_Latcal_v3, whole genome shotgun sequence genome, TTTGTAATTTATagcctaaaaaaaacaacacttgtagatataaaagtaaaatatcaaaGCACACTAAACTTTAAACTCTTGAAAAGATTTCATCTCATCTAAAGGACTTTTTCAGCTCTGATTGACTGGTTTTACGAGTCAGAAATGGATGGTATCACATGAACACGATGTTAAAGCTTTGttcacagtgtgtgagtgtttgaggTCACCTGTGGGTCGTCCACCTGGATCTCGTGTTGATTGGTACATTAGTGAAGGTGTAAAACTGCCTGGAGAGGGACATCAGGACAGCACTGTAATTGGTGTCTGTTGAGTGATGGTTGATGGGAATTTTGACATGATAACTCTTTCAAACCTCCTGTTAAAGGCCCAGTCACAGCTTGATTTATAATGTATGATTCTTACAACTTTCAGATGACAAAGAACCTTAACAGACGCCTTTATTGTAGAATTCGCTTTGTACTCTTGATAAAAATTCACATATTTAGGTCTAAATAATGACACACAGAAGTCTATTATGTAAAGACAAGGTTTGACAAActtgaattcattttaaagaaTAACTAGAAAATGACAGTGGGTGTGTTCACCTTTGAGTGAGGCAGTTATTGGTACAACAGTTGAGAAAATGTTCATCAATATTAAAATTTAGGCCATGGCCAGAGAAGAGGAGTGTTCTTGACGTAATTCTGGAAGGCTGGGTCAGATCCCCACTTCTTCACAGCCTGCTTCTCCAGGATGGGGATACCGCTGACGTATTGCAGCAGGAACCAGACGAAGAGAGGCGACATCACGCTCAGGTACTGGGAACCCTGCATCACTGACGAGGCTGAGAGCCACAGGCCCGACCACTGCAGGATCTCTCCTAAATAGTTAGGATGTCTGCTGTAGGCCCAGAGTCCGCTCTGGATGAACTTCCCCTGGAGGCACGACAGAAAAAATTGGTCAGCACGGTTGTTACACTCTGTGAATGAGGCATTAATGCAGTTTGCTCAACATGAGGTCTGTTAACTTACAGCATTATCTGGGTCACTCTTGAACAACCATTTCTGCTGGTCAGCAATAGCTTCAGTAGCAAAGCCAAGGCCCCATACAGTCCAGCCAATATAGTCCCTCATTCCCAGAGGCATATCTCGCTTCTCAGTATTCAGCATTAGGGTGGGCAGGAGGGTCACAAATACCCACACAGCTAAGAGAAACAGGAGCAAATAAATCATCTTCAACCAGATTTGCCTTAATACTTCAATGAACTAAATGGACTTAACTTACTGTAACCCACAGCTCCTACCTAGAATAAATGCATATAAAGAGGGAGAAACCAGACAGTGATTTATACAAGGCATCCCTCCCTTCAGCTGAGTTGGTCAAGGACTATGGTAATGAGAGGAGGGTATTTACATCACTACCTTGAATAGTCCAATATACGAAGAAAGTCCCAGGGCTGTCTCTGACATTGTTGAATCTGCGATCATGACCTTCCTTCAAGATCCGCATGAAGAGGAATGTCCCCAGCCTGCAGAAAGAACGTGGTTAACATTTGTTCACATTAACCAGGGTATTATTCATTAACCTGACTTTAACGTTTCCCACTCATTAGTCCCTCCTGTGACCTTGCCAAGGACCCTCCAGGACTTAACTTACCATGACTACAAAACTCTGCAGGAGGATATAATCTTGGCATGcctctgctgcagttttattGACCTGTGCACGGATGTCACTAAATGCAACACCAGTAAGAGGTGGGGAGCAATGCTGCCTTGCTTACCTGAGTCCCCATGCTGTCACCAATCCAGTCTGCACCTTCTGACGGACGTGACTGGCTCCTCCCCAGATACGACTCAGGTGGGCAAGAAGTATAAATGTGCCAGATCCtgcaaagaaatgaaaaaaaaagaagaggataCAAGCTGCATACTCAGGACGGTTGGGACATGGGCATGGCGGGCAGCTCTTCTTGCTACAGAGTAAGGCGTGTTCAATAAATCTTTTACCCAGGATACTGCAGACAACTGGTTCCAAAGTTCAAGGGTAAGAATTACCTGGAACACAGAGTGGAGTGGGGAGCCAGAAGAGGACGAGTAAAAGAGAAGTGTCAAGGTGATTCATTTGAGAAATTATAAAGAAATCAGTCATTGGTGTCGACAGGTAAGCTACGCTGTTCTACGTGTGACAAATGATTTGATAATTGACTGCATTTAAGCCAAGTGGCACCTTGTCCTGACAGATGTAGATTCATTTGCAAAGCTGTAACTTCCTCATTGGTCTCGTCTAAGGCGCCACAGATGTCTGTTACCTAATTAAAACTAATGTGTCCAAAGTGAGGGCACATGATAATTTTCATTTGCTTAAATAACcgattaattgtttagtctatgaCACACAGAAAATGCTCAGTttcataattcattcattccatTTTTTGTCAGACCAACACTCCAAAACCCTTTAACTTGAAAAATTACAGTATTACATTTTTCTGCTAATTTTAGATGAATAGTTTCATCGCTTgaagacacaaaataaattaagaaTTGAATAAAATCATGC contains:
- the si:ch211-210c8.6 gene encoding uncharacterized protein si:ch211-210c8.6, encoding MTNRQIPELLAELQDMIMGSTLAKCAVADLGIQWAGWALASAFKTEKFYDLAGSGTFILLAHLSRIWGGASHVRQKVQTGLVTAWGLRLGTFLFMRILKEGHDRRFNNVRDSPGTFFVYWTIQAVWVFVTLLPTLMLNTEKRDMPLGMRDYIGWTVWGLGFATEAIADQQKWLFKSDPDNAGKFIQSGLWAYSRHPNYLGEILQWSGLWLSASSVMQGSQYLSVMSPLFVWFLLQYVSGIPILEKQAVKKWGSDPAFQNYVKNTPLLWPWPKF